A single genomic interval of Vibrio gallicus harbors:
- a CDS encoding TIGR01777 family oxidoreductase, which translates to MQILMTGGTGFVGKALIKQLLPSRITILTRDIELAKKQLHHFNSNYFELIDSLDELDNLDKFDAVINLAGEPIVERRWSATQKQRICSSRWQVTEKLVELICCSDTPPAVFISGSAVGIYGDQGNTVVNEQTECPTSNFPFHVCSQWEAIALKAQSEQTRVCLLRTGVVLGLDGGALKKMQLPYKMGLGGPIGNGQQYMPWIHLQDMVCGIQFVLEDARAYGAFNLVAPHPVTNSEFSQQLAKTLKRPHFLFTPKLIMKLLMGESSCLLLDSVNAKPVKLTELGYQFTYSRLQPALRQIFSRS; encoded by the coding sequence ATGCAGATACTCATGACTGGAGGCACAGGCTTTGTTGGGAAAGCTCTAATTAAGCAGCTTCTGCCTAGCCGCATTACGATATTAACTCGAGACATTGAGCTTGCAAAAAAACAACTCCACCACTTCAATAGCAACTATTTTGAGTTGATCGATTCGTTAGATGAACTGGATAACCTAGACAAATTTGATGCGGTTATAAACCTAGCTGGTGAGCCCATTGTTGAGCGACGTTGGAGCGCGACTCAAAAGCAACGCATCTGCAGCAGTCGCTGGCAGGTAACTGAAAAGCTAGTCGAACTTATCTGTTGCAGTGATACGCCACCCGCGGTTTTTATTAGTGGTTCCGCGGTTGGGATTTACGGCGACCAAGGCAATACTGTGGTCAACGAACAAACCGAATGCCCGACTTCCAACTTTCCATTCCACGTATGCTCACAGTGGGAAGCCATTGCCCTAAAAGCGCAAAGTGAACAGACTCGCGTTTGTCTACTTCGAACTGGCGTCGTATTAGGACTAGATGGCGGCGCCCTAAAAAAAATGCAGCTTCCATATAAAATGGGACTTGGCGGGCCTATCGGAAACGGCCAACAATATATGCCTTGGATACACCTCCAAGATATGGTGTGTGGCATCCAGTTTGTATTGGAAGACGCCAGAGCGTATGGGGCTTTTAACCTCGTTGCCCCTCATCCGGTCACCAATTCTGAATTTAGCCAGCAGCTAGCAAAAACGCTAAAACGCCCTCATTTTCTATTTACACCCAAGTTGATTATGAAACTTCTTATGGGAGAGTCGAGCTGTTTATTACTCGATAGCGTCAACGCCAAGCCAGTAAAACTCACTGAGTTAGGCTATCAGTTTACCTATTCACGCCTGCAGCCTGCACTAAGACAAATATTTAGTCGCTCATAA
- a CDS encoding regulatory protein ToxS, whose protein sequence is MNKRIAAIILIISTLVSSWIFWGSDVKVEQVLTSREWQTNMNTLVYSDEADKAIGPVSKVHVTSNVKYLPNGDYIRSSRMQIFNDDEEISLTMNIAESGRWELSDNYLLIDPKEFKDSSTTGESQDFTDAQLRMIKQVFITDAQQSRRMDIINDNSILLTSLGHGSRVLVSTP, encoded by the coding sequence ATGAATAAACGAATAGCAGCGATAATTCTGATCATATCTACCCTAGTAAGTAGCTGGATTTTTTGGGGCAGTGATGTGAAGGTTGAGCAAGTTCTCACATCGCGTGAATGGCAAACCAATATGAACACATTGGTCTACTCAGATGAAGCAGATAAAGCGATTGGTCCGGTAAGTAAGGTTCACGTAACATCCAATGTGAAATATTTACCCAATGGTGATTATATTCGCTCTTCTCGAATGCAGATATTCAATGATGATGAAGAGATCTCTCTAACTATGAATATTGCTGAGTCTGGACGTTGGGAGTTAAGCGATAACTATCTGCTTATTGACCCCAAAGAATTTAAAGATTCATCCACCACTGGTGAATCTCAAGATTTTACTGATGCGCAATTGAGAATGATTAAGCAAGTATTTATTACCGATGCTCAACAAAGCCGTAGAATGGATATTATCAACGATAACTCTATCCTACTGACAAGCCTAGGACACGGTTCTCGAGTACTGGTCTCGACACCATAA
- a CDS encoding winged helix-turn-helix domain-containing protein, which yields MSNIGIKYILAQKYIFDPNNNSLVEQHAEDTITRLGSNESRILTLLCDKPNEVITRDQLHEFVWRDQGFQVDDSSLTQAISTLRRMLKDSTKSPQFVKTVPKRGYQLICSVERTTPSAVVEEQPKDIVLESPLSQIANGAQANLKESKPKPESKKSSLWARLDIQTRVMLAFALALPIIAIFIPNSAPSAFRDVTSVADIQVKTIEGHPTLEQWLPSIKMCVESYINAYPDDSDPVEVIATASQDNQLYLNYIHAPEFTDKNSTVRLIADQSDLRHICSPKKENNK from the coding sequence ATGAGTAATATCGGTATAAAATACATACTGGCCCAGAAGTATATTTTTGATCCAAACAATAACTCGCTGGTTGAACAACACGCGGAAGATACGATCACACGTTTAGGTAGTAACGAGAGTCGTATTTTAACCTTACTTTGTGACAAGCCAAACGAAGTGATAACTCGTGATCAACTGCATGAATTTGTATGGCGAGATCAAGGCTTTCAAGTCGATGACTCTAGCCTTACACAAGCGATTTCGACCTTAAGAAGAATGTTAAAAGATTCTACGAAATCGCCTCAATTTGTAAAAACCGTACCTAAACGTGGATATCAACTCATTTGTTCAGTTGAGCGCACTACGCCAAGTGCGGTTGTAGAAGAACAGCCTAAAGATATAGTTTTAGAGTCTCCATTGTCGCAAATAGCCAATGGTGCTCAAGCTAATCTAAAAGAATCTAAACCTAAGCCAGAATCAAAGAAATCATCTTTATGGGCGCGTTTAGACATTCAAACACGTGTAATGTTAGCGTTTGCATTAGCTTTACCCATTATCGCTATATTTATCCCTAATTCTGCTCCGTCAGCATTTAGAGATGTTACAAGCGTCGCCGACATTCAGGTGAAGACAATTGAAGGGCATCCTACTCTAGAGCAGTGGCTACCAAGCATTAAAATGTGTGTTGAGAGCTATATTAATGCCTACCCAGATGATTCAGATCCGGTTGAGGTAATTGCGACAGCAAGTCAGGATAACCAACTCTATCTAAACTATATCCATGCTCCAGAATTTACCGACAAGAACAGTACTGTTCGTCTCATTGCAGACCAAAGTGACCTTAGACACATCTGCTCTCCAAAAAAGGAGAACAATAAATGA
- the adk gene encoding adenylate kinase, which translates to MRIILLGAPGAGKGTQAQFIMEKYGIPQISTGDMLRAAIKAGTELGKKAKEVIDAGQLVSDDIILGLIKERIAQPDCAKGFLLDGFPRTIPQADGLKEMGIDVDYVIEFDVADSVIVERMAGRRAHLASGRTYHLVYNPPKVEGKDDVTGEDLVIREDDKEETVRARLGVYHEQTAPLIEYYGKEAAAGNTQYLKFDGTKQVAEVSADIEKALA; encoded by the coding sequence ATGCGCATCATTCTTTTAGGTGCTCCTGGCGCTGGTAAAGGCACTCAAGCTCAGTTCATCATGGAAAAATATGGTATTCCACAAATTTCTACCGGTGACATGCTGCGTGCAGCAATCAAAGCGGGTACTGAACTTGGCAAAAAGGCAAAAGAAGTCATTGATGCAGGTCAGCTGGTTTCTGATGATATCATCCTTGGTTTGATCAAAGAGCGTATCGCACAACCAGATTGTGCAAAGGGCTTCCTACTTGATGGCTTCCCTCGTACTATTCCTCAGGCTGATGGCTTGAAAGAAATGGGTATCGATGTCGACTACGTGATTGAGTTTGATGTAGCTGATAGCGTGATTGTTGAGCGTATGGCTGGCCGTCGTGCTCACCTAGCATCAGGTCGTACTTACCACCTTGTATACAACCCACCTAAGGTTGAAGGTAAAGATGACGTAACTGGCGAAGACCTTGTTATCCGTGAAGATGACAAAGAAGAAACCGTACGTGCACGTCTAGGTGTTTACCATGAGCAGACTGCACCACTTATCGAGTACTACGGTAAAGAAGCAGCGGCGGGTAACACTCAGTACCTAAAATTTGATGGTACTAAGCAAGTTGCAGAAGTGAGTGCTGACATAGAAAAAGCACTGGCTTAA
- the htpG gene encoding molecular chaperone HtpG → MSETISANKETRGFQSEVKQLLHLMIHSLYSNKEIFLRELISNASDASDKLRFQALSNTDLYQGDADLGVKLSFNEKTNTLTVSDNGIGMSREDVIEHLGTIAKSGTADFFSKLSEDQSKDSQLIGQFGVGFYSAFIVADAVTVRTRAAGLNADQAVQWHSAGEGDYTIEDIVKEQRGTEITLHMREEGKEFLSEWRLRDVIGKYSDHIGIPVSILTKVTDEEGKETGDSKWEQINKAQALWTRSKSEIKEEEYQEFYKHVSNDFADPLLWSHNKVEGKNDYTSLLYIPSKAPWDMMNRDHKSGLKLYVQRVFIMDDAAQFMPSYLRFVKGLIDSNDLPLNVSREILQDNKVTQSLRNACTKRVLTMLERLANKDDQKYLTFWKEFGLVLKEGPAEDMANKEKIANLLRFASTHTDSAEQSVGLAGYVERMKEGQDKIYYLTADSYAAAKNSPHLEQFAAKGIEVVLMYDRIDEWLMNYLNEFDGKSFQSITKAGLDLSQFEDDAEKEKQKEAEEEFKSVVERTKDYLGDRVKEVRTTFKLATTPAVVVTDDFEMGTQMAKLLEAAGQEAPEVKYILEINPEHELVKQMADTADEIAFGRWVEMLLGQAMLAERGSLQDPSQFLSAVNQLLAK, encoded by the coding sequence ATGAGCGAGACAATCTCTGCGAACAAAGAAACTCGTGGTTTCCAATCTGAAGTAAAACAACTGCTTCACCTGATGATCCATTCTCTCTATTCGAATAAAGAGATCTTCTTGCGTGAGCTTATCTCAAATGCGTCAGATGCATCGGACAAACTTCGCTTTCAAGCACTGTCAAATACAGATTTATATCAAGGTGATGCAGACTTAGGGGTTAAGCTGTCATTCAATGAAAAAACCAATACCCTGACTGTTTCTGATAACGGTATCGGCATGAGCCGTGAGGATGTTATCGAACATCTTGGAACAATCGCAAAATCGGGCACGGCTGATTTCTTCTCAAAACTGTCTGAAGATCAATCTAAAGACTCACAACTTATCGGTCAATTTGGGGTTGGATTTTATTCAGCATTTATCGTTGCCGATGCAGTAACGGTACGTACTCGCGCTGCAGGACTAAATGCCGACCAAGCAGTGCAATGGCACTCTGCTGGTGAAGGTGACTACACCATCGAAGATATTGTAAAAGAGCAGCGCGGTACAGAGATCACCTTGCATATGCGTGAGGAAGGTAAAGAGTTTTTATCTGAGTGGCGCCTGCGTGATGTAATTGGTAAGTATTCTGATCATATCGGTATCCCTGTTTCTATCTTAACTAAGGTTACTGATGAAGAAGGCAAGGAAACGGGGGATAGCAAGTGGGAGCAGATCAATAAAGCTCAAGCACTATGGACTCGCTCTAAGTCTGAGATCAAAGAGGAAGAGTACCAAGAGTTCTATAAACATGTATCTAACGACTTTGCTGATCCTCTACTTTGGAGCCACAACAAAGTAGAAGGTAAAAACGATTACACTAGCCTTCTTTATATTCCATCGAAAGCCCCTTGGGATATGATGAACCGTGACCATAAGAGTGGTCTTAAGTTATACGTACAGCGTGTCTTCATTATGGATGATGCGGCGCAGTTTATGCCTTCTTACCTACGTTTTGTAAAAGGCTTGATTGATTCAAACGATCTACCGCTCAATGTTTCTCGTGAAATCTTACAAGACAACAAGGTAACTCAGTCTTTGCGTAATGCATGCACTAAGCGTGTACTAACTATGCTTGAACGCCTTGCAAATAAAGATGATCAAAAATACCTTACGTTCTGGAAAGAGTTCGGTTTAGTACTTAAAGAAGGCCCGGCGGAAGATATGGCGAATAAAGAGAAGATCGCTAATCTTCTTCGCTTTGCTTCAACCCATACCGATAGTGCGGAACAATCCGTTGGCCTTGCGGGCTATGTCGAGCGCATGAAAGAGGGACAAGATAAGATTTATTATCTAACTGCGGATAGCTATGCAGCGGCGAAAAACAGCCCTCACCTAGAGCAATTTGCGGCTAAAGGTATTGAGGTCGTGCTGATGTACGATCGCATCGACGAATGGCTGATGAACTACTTAAATGAGTTTGATGGCAAATCGTTCCAATCTATTACCAAAGCGGGTCTCGATCTAAGTCAATTTGAAGACGATGCCGAAAAAGAGAAGCAGAAAGAAGCCGAAGAAGAGTTTAAGTCGGTGGTTGAGCGCACTAAAGATTACCTAGGTGATCGTGTTAAAGAGGTTCGCACTACCTTTAAGCTTGCCACTACCCCTGCCGTTGTTGTAACCGATGACTTCGAAATGGGTACTCAAATGGCTAAGCTGCTTGAAGCTGCAGGTCAAGAAGCACCAGAGGTTAAGTACATCTTAGAGATTAACCCTGAGCATGAACTTGTGAAACAAATGGCCGATACAGCAGATGAAATCGCGTTTGGTCGCTGGGTAGAGATGCTATTAGGGCAGGCAATGTTGGCTGAACGTGGTTCACTACAAGACCCAAGTCAGTTCTTAAGTGCTGTAAATCAATTGTTGGCAAAATAA
- the asnB gene encoding asparagine synthase B: MCSIFGILDIKSDAASLRPIALEMSKKLRHRGPDWSGIYSSEKAILAHERLAIVGLNSGAQPLYSPDKKLILAVNGEIYNHKELRARYEDKYEFQTDSDCEVILALYQDMGEDLLEELNGIFAFVLYDEEKDSYLIGRDHIGIIPLYQGLDEHGNLYVASEMKALVPVCKTVSEFPPGAYLKSTDTQPTRYYVRDWNEYAAVQGNSTSKKDLTEALEAAVKRQLMTDVPYGVLLSGGLDSSITSAVAKRFAAMRVEDDEKSEAWWPQLHSFAVGLEGAPDLKAAREVADQIGTVHHEMTYTIQEGLDAIRDVIYHIETYDVTTIRASTPMFLMGRKIKAMGIKMVLSGEGADEIFGGYLYFHKAPNAQEFHEETVRKLLALNMFDCARANKSLAAWGVEGRVPFLDKEFIDVAMRLNPQDKMCGNGKMEKHILRECFEHYLPESIAWRQKEQFSDGVGYNWIDTLREVAEEKVTDKQMETAQFRFPYNTPTTKEGYAYREIFEELFPLPSAAECVPGGPSVACSSAKAIEWDESFKNNADPSGRAVKAVHNDSY, from the coding sequence ATGTGCTCGATTTTTGGAATTCTAGACATTAAGAGTGATGCGGCAAGTTTGCGCCCAATAGCTCTAGAAATGTCGAAGAAACTGCGCCACCGTGGCCCAGATTGGTCAGGTATCTACTCTTCAGAGAAAGCCATACTTGCACATGAGCGTCTTGCTATCGTTGGTCTAAATAGTGGTGCTCAACCCCTTTATAGCCCAGACAAAAAGCTGATCCTTGCCGTAAATGGTGAAATATACAACCATAAAGAGCTACGTGCTCGATATGAAGATAAATACGAGTTTCAAACTGACTCCGATTGTGAGGTTATTTTAGCTCTCTATCAAGATATGGGTGAAGACCTTCTCGAAGAGCTTAACGGTATCTTTGCTTTTGTGCTTTATGATGAAGAGAAAGACAGCTACCTAATTGGTCGTGACCACATTGGTATCATCCCACTTTATCAGGGTCTAGATGAGCACGGTAACCTATATGTTGCCTCAGAGATGAAAGCATTAGTGCCGGTTTGTAAAACCGTAAGTGAATTCCCTCCCGGCGCATACTTAAAATCAACGGATACCCAGCCAACCCGTTACTATGTTCGTGACTGGAACGAATATGCTGCGGTTCAAGGAAACAGCACCAGTAAAAAAGACCTTACTGAAGCCCTTGAAGCAGCCGTAAAACGTCAGCTAATGACCGACGTACCATACGGTGTACTATTGTCAGGTGGACTTGATTCATCGATTACTTCTGCGGTAGCAAAACGCTTTGCAGCGATGCGCGTTGAAGATGATGAGAAGTCAGAAGCGTGGTGGCCACAACTTCACTCATTTGCCGTTGGCCTTGAGGGTGCCCCTGATCTAAAAGCCGCTCGTGAAGTAGCTGACCAAATTGGCACGGTTCACCACGAGATGACCTACACCATACAAGAAGGTCTAGATGCTATACGTGATGTTATCTATCACATTGAAACCTACGATGTAACCACTATTCGTGCTTCGACTCCTATGTTCCTTATGGGACGTAAAATTAAAGCTATGGGTATCAAGATGGTACTTTCTGGAGAAGGTGCTGATGAGATCTTTGGCGGCTATCTATATTTCCATAAAGCGCCTAACGCACAAGAGTTCCATGAAGAAACAGTACGTAAACTATTAGCCCTAAACATGTTTGATTGCGCTCGCGCTAACAAATCATTAGCCGCTTGGGGTGTAGAGGGGCGTGTACCTTTCCTAGACAAAGAATTTATTGATGTAGCAATGCGCCTTAACCCACAAGATAAAATGTGTGGCAACGGTAAGATGGAGAAACATATCCTACGCGAATGTTTTGAGCACTATCTACCTGAATCTATTGCATGGCGCCAAAAGGAACAGTTCTCGGACGGTGTAGGCTATAACTGGATTGATACTCTACGTGAAGTGGCAGAGGAGAAGGTTACGGATAAGCAGATGGAAACTGCACAATTCCGCTTCCCATACAACACGCCAACGACCAAAGAAGGTTATGCGTACCGTGAGATTTTTGAAGAGCTTTTCCCACTGCCTTCAGCAGCAGAGTGTGTACCTGGTGGTCCATCTGTAGCCTGCTCTTCAGCAAAAGCGATAGAATGGGATGAGTCATTTAAAAACAATGCAGACCCATCAGGTCGCGCCGTAAAAGCGGTACATAACGACTCATACTAA
- the hemH gene encoding ferrochelatase — protein MQNKPKTGVLLVNLGTPDQPTSHAVKKFLSQFLHDQRVVDMSRWLWCPLLHGIILPVRAPKVAKLYQQVWMEQGSPLLVYSKRQADALAKVLDCPVELGMTYGNPSLLSGIERLIQAGVDEVVILPLYPQYSATTTAAAVDGIGKALGCLTLVPALRTIDAYYQHPLYIKALAESVRSSWDKHGQSDYLLCSYHGIPKRYADNGDVYPQHCVATTELLAQELGLDESQIGMSYQSRFGREEWLQPYTDKTLHQLAKDGVTSLDIITPAFAVDCLETLEEISEECREEFLHAGGHSFNYIPCLNDDELHIEMMAALVQR, from the coding sequence ATGCAAAACAAACCCAAGACCGGTGTGTTATTAGTAAACCTTGGCACTCCAGATCAACCGACATCGCATGCGGTTAAAAAATTCCTTTCTCAGTTTCTACATGACCAACGCGTTGTGGATATGAGCCGATGGCTATGGTGCCCCTTGTTGCACGGTATTATCTTACCGGTTCGAGCGCCAAAAGTAGCTAAGCTCTATCAACAGGTATGGATGGAGCAAGGCTCTCCGCTTTTGGTTTATTCTAAGCGCCAAGCAGATGCTCTAGCCAAGGTGCTAGACTGTCCCGTTGAATTAGGTATGACCTATGGCAATCCCAGTTTATTAAGTGGTATTGAGCGCTTAATACAGGCCGGCGTGGATGAAGTGGTGATATTACCTTTATATCCACAGTACTCTGCAACAACGACCGCAGCTGCTGTTGATGGAATAGGTAAAGCACTTGGCTGCCTTACTTTGGTTCCGGCACTGCGCACAATTGATGCTTACTATCAGCATCCGCTTTACATTAAAGCCTTAGCCGAGTCTGTACGCAGTAGCTGGGATAAGCATGGTCAATCTGATTATTTGCTGTGTTCCTATCATGGGATCCCAAAGCGTTATGCTGACAACGGTGATGTCTATCCGCAGCATTGCGTGGCAACGACCGAGCTACTAGCTCAAGAGCTAGGCTTAGATGAGTCTCAGATTGGAATGTCATACCAATCTCGGTTTGGACGAGAAGAGTGGCTGCAACCTTATACAGATAAAACCCTGCACCAATTAGCCAAAGATGGGGTAACAAGCCTAGATATCATAACCCCTGCTTTTGCTGTTGATTGCCTTGAAACCTTGGAAGAAATATCTGAAGAGTGCCGTGAGGAGTTTTTGCACGCTGGTGGACACTCATTTAACTATATTCCTTGTTTGAATGACGATGAGCTGCATATTGAGATGATGGCAGCCCTTGTTCAAAGGTAG
- the yfcE gene encoding phosphodiesterase, which translates to MKLFFASDLHGCLVSTKKALQAFHESEAQHLIILGDVLNHGPRNAVPAGYAPAEVAELLNQYKQQIIAVRGNCDSEVDQMLLEFPVLSDFAQILLEDGKRLFLTHGHLYNQDRLPPLNSGDVLAHGHTHLPVAQCMGDYILFNPGSVTLPKGGNVASYGILDGRELKVLSFDGEVLADTYI; encoded by the coding sequence ATGAAGTTATTTTTCGCCTCAGATTTACATGGTTGCCTCGTTTCAACCAAAAAAGCATTACAAGCCTTCCATGAAAGTGAAGCCCAGCACCTGATTATTCTAGGGGATGTGCTTAACCATGGGCCAAGGAACGCGGTTCCCGCAGGTTATGCCCCGGCAGAGGTTGCCGAATTACTCAATCAATATAAGCAACAGATCATTGCAGTACGTGGTAACTGCGACAGCGAAGTTGATCAGATGCTACTTGAGTTCCCAGTATTGAGTGATTTTGCACAAATCTTACTTGAGGATGGAAAGCGTTTATTCCTAACCCATGGCCATCTGTATAACCAAGATAGATTACCGCCGTTAAACAGTGGGGACGTGCTGGCGCATGGACATACACATTTGCCGGTTGCTCAGTGTATGGGGGATTACATCTTGTTTAACCCAGGCTCAGTAACCTTACCTAAAGGTGGAAATGTTGCCAGTTACGGGATTTTGGATGGACGTGAATTAAAGGTATTGAGTTTTGACGGAGAAGTGTTAGCTGATACCTATATTTAA
- the rfaH gene encoding transcription/translation regulatory transformer protein RfaH, whose amino-acid sequence MKRWYLLYCKRGEQQRAKMHLENQGVEVYYPQVSIEKCIRGNVKITHEPLFPGYMFVRFDYEIGPSFTTVRSTRGVADFVRGGVYPKELQGDLVYTLKQLEPTQTVPLPEAEVIDKGTKVTITSGQFAGVDAIYHEPDGEKRSILLVTLISKQVEVHIDNQDIEKK is encoded by the coding sequence ATGAAACGTTGGTATTTACTGTATTGCAAACGAGGTGAGCAGCAAAGAGCAAAAATGCATTTGGAGAATCAGGGGGTTGAGGTCTATTACCCACAAGTTTCTATAGAAAAATGCATACGCGGCAATGTGAAGATTACACACGAACCATTATTTCCTGGCTATATGTTTGTCCGTTTTGACTATGAGATTGGCCCGAGTTTTACCACGGTGCGTTCAACCCGAGGTGTTGCCGACTTTGTTCGTGGCGGAGTGTATCCTAAGGAGCTGCAAGGGGATCTTGTTTATACCCTTAAACAGTTAGAGCCAACGCAAACTGTACCCCTTCCCGAAGCTGAAGTTATAGATAAGGGTACTAAGGTAACCATTACATCCGGTCAATTTGCTGGTGTAGATGCCATCTATCATGAGCCAGATGGAGAAAAGCGTTCAATATTATTGGTAACCTTAATCAGCAAGCAAGTTGAGGTTCATATCGATAATCAGGATATTGAAAAGAAGTAA